TGGCGGCGGTGCTCGGCGACTGGGCGGTGCTGCCGTCGGCGACGGGTGTCTCGTTCTCCGTGCTGGGCGCGCTGCTGGCGACCGGCGCGGTGGCCTCGGCGCTCTACCCGTACTCGATCCCGCAGGAGGAGGCCCACAAGAGCGTGGCCCCGGGGCAGGCCGGGATCGCCTGGCTGTCGTTCTTCGGCGGGATGCTGGCCGCCGCGGTGCTGTCCGCCCCGGTGATCGGCACCGCGATCTGGCTGCATCTGACGGACGGGCACGAACGGCTCTGGCTGGTGCTGCCGTTCGGGGCGGTGTACGGGGCGCTGCTGGGCTGGGCCGGGGTACGGGTCGCCGCGCCGCTGACGGCACGGCGGCTGCCGGAGATCCTGACGGCGGTCAGCAAGGGCTGAGCCCCGCCGTCCGCCACGGACCCGACGGGCACGCACGACGGACACGAGCGCCACAGATGTCACAGATGTCACGGACGTCACCGATCCCACTGAGGGGGCCGCGCGCACGCGGCCCCCTCGGGCGTTCCCGGGGCCGGAACGGACGGCTTCGCGGGTGGCAGACGGGTCGGCCGGGGCGGTTCGAGGGGCCGGGTCAACGGCCGTACCGGGGACAGATGCCCCCTACAGGCGACTGTTTCACGTCGAAGCGTCATGACCGAAGAAACGTAACGCCCCTGCATCACCGCAGGTCGGCCATGACAATTGGACTGGACCAGCGAAGAACACCCTCGCGCGGGACGGGTCGGCGCACCCTCCGACAGCCGTCACCATCAGCCCAAACGACCATTCGGTCAGCCCTCCGGCGACACAGACGGCCGGAAAGTGGTGATCAAGATGCCTCAACCCCCCTTTTACGCAAAACTTTTCAGCGCAACGACCCTCAGACTGAAGGAGTTCCTCCCATGCGTTCCGTACGCAGCACGATCGCCGTCTCCGCCGCACTGGTGCTGAGTGGAGCGGCGGCGGGTACGGCCCATGCCGCGACGGCGCCGCAGCAGGCGTCCGCCTCCGTCGCGCAGGCCGCGCTTCCGCTCGCGTCCGGGTCCAGCGCCGGAGCCAAGGCCCCGGCGTCCACCACCGCCCCGAAGGGGCTGTTCGCGCCCTCCGCGCTGGTGCTCGTCATCAGCAAGGGCGAGGAGCCGAAGACCTCCGCCGTCCAGCGCGCCGTCACCCTCAGCTGTGAGCCCCGGGCCATGGGCACCCACCCCTCGCCCCGGGCCGCCTGCCGGGAGCTGACCGCCGTGAACGGGGACTTCAACGCGCTGCCGTCCACGCTCGCGGGCGTCCTCTGCACGCGGCAGTACGACCCGGTCGCCGTCACCGCCCACGGCGTGTGGCGCGGCGTGCGCGTGGACTGGACCGCCTCGTTCAACAACGCGTGCGAGATGGGCGCGTCACTCGGCGGCGGGGCGCTCTACGCCTTCTGAGCCCGCTGGGCCCGCTCACCCCTGTGAACAGGCTGAACGGGGTGGACGGGCGGGTCTCCCGGCCCGCCGCCCCCGGCCGGCCGGCCGGGGGCGGGAGGAGCACGCGCCGGACGGCCGGGGCGCCTCCCCGGACGACAACCCCGGTGGACCCCCCGCCGTTCCCCCGGCGGCGGCGGTTTCCACCGGTGGTGTCTCCGGGCCGGGGCCCCGGCCCGGAGACACCGCGCACGGCCGTGCCACCGGAGCCGGGCAGGGCCCGGCGGCACGGCGGGGCCCTGTGCGGGCCGGGCCCCGCAACGGCGGGAGTCCCCCGTGGGACTCCCGCCCCCGGACCGCGGGCGCCCCGCGCACCGGACACAGGGCATCGGACACGGCCCCGACCCGTCGGCCCGTCCGCCCGTCCGCCCCTCGGCTCCTCGGCTCCTCGGGGCAAGGGCCTCGGTTCCTCGGGGCAAAGGTCTCGGCGGACGGCCCCTGAGCAAAGGCCCGTAAGGGAACCCCTGGGGGAAGGCCCTCGGCGGGAGACCCTTGGGGGAAGACCCTTGGGGGCCGGAGGCCCGGCCGTCGCGGACCTGAGGGCCCTCAGCGGTCCGGGTGCAGCGGGGGCAGCGCGGCGAGAAAGGGCTCCACGGCCGCGCGCCAGCCCTCCGGCTGATCGTGGTGGACGAGATGACCGGCCCCGTCCACCTCCGCGTACTGCCCGCGCGGAAGCACCCTCACCATCTCCGTGGCCTCGGCGCGCCCCAGTTCGCCGTCGAGGCCGCGGAGCACCAGCGCGGGACAGCGGACCTGGGCCAGCTCCTCCCAGTGGGCGTCGTGCGCCCACCCGGAGCGGGCCGCGAGCATCTGGCGGCGGGAGAAGACCGGCCGCCAGCCGTCCTCCCGTTCGGCCATCACCTCGGCGAAGAACTCGCCCCGGGCGGGGTTGGGACGTTCGAGGACCGGGTCCTCTCCACCGAACCAGCGGCGGACGTCCGCGAGGGTCGTGAACGGCAGCGGCCAGGAGTCGAACCACGCCTCCCACTCCCGCTGGGACGCCGCCCCCAGGGCCGAGGCCCGCATCTCGCAGAGGACCAGCGCCCGGACCAGCTCCGGCCGGGCGGCGGCGAGCCGCCAGGCGGTGAGCGCGCCCATGGCGTGGCCGATCACGACGGCGGGGCCGAGGCCAAGACCCTCGATCGCCGCCGCCGCGTCGGCGGCGAGGACCTCCCCGGCGCGGGGTCCTTCGGCGGGTTTGTCGCTGTGGCCGTGGCCGCGCTGGTCCAGGGCGACGACCCGGTGGGCCCCGGAGAGCCAGCGGGCGGTGGCGGCCCAGTGGGACGCGCGGCCCATCAGTCCGTGGAGCAGCAGGACCCCGGGCACAGCACCCGCCCCGCCCGCCTCCCCCTCCGGCTTCTCCGGCCTCTCGGGCTCCTCGGGCTTCTCCGTACCCCCGGCCCGCTCCCACGCCGCGGCCGCGTCCGGGCCCATGCCACCCGGGACCGCCGGGCCCGAGGACATCGCGTCCGTGGCCACCGGGCCGCCCCCGGGCCCGGGGCCCTTGAGCGGATCGGTGAACTCCCAGGCGGCCAGCCGTATGCCGCCCGCTCCGGTCACATCGACGCGCCGCACCATGTGCCTGGCACCTCTCTCCCCTTCCCCTGCCCCGTTCCGACCCCTCCGGCCGCAGCCGGTCGGTCGCTCCCTGTCGACCGGCGGCCCGGAGGACACCAGCAGACTATCGAACAACTATTCGATGCCACGTGGAGCAGCAAAAACCACGATCCGGCACATAACACCCCTCGTACGAGTGACCATCGGGCAGGAATGACCGCCGCCGGTGGGGGGAGACCTTCAGCGGGAGGCGGGCCGCTCGGGGAAGACGGTCCGCGGGGGCCGACCCTGGGAGCTCGGGGCTCCGGGTCGGCACAGGGGAGGACAGGCCCCGGCGCCCTCGGGCGCCGGGGCACTTTCGCGAGGGCCCCGCGCGGCGGACGGCCCGGGAAGCGCGGCAGACCCGGGAAGCACAGCAGGCCCGGCAGGCACGAGAAGCGCGCGCAGCACAGGAAGCGCGGAAAGACCGAAAAGTGCCGGAAGAGTCGGAAGAGCCGGAAGAACCGCTGGATCGGAAGGTCCGGAAAAAGCGGCGGGAACGGCGGCGAGGACAGAAACCGCAGAAACGGCAGGAACCGCGGGAACGGCGGGAACGGCGGAAGTCGGCGGGCCCGGAAAAGCCGGAAGAAGCCGGCGGGAACGGCCCGGGCCGGGAAGAGCGCGGTGAGCCCGGGGGGCGGGGGTCGGGCGAACCCGGGGGGCACGGGGCGTACGACGGGCGCGTCACCCTCATCCCTCCCCGGCCTTCGGTCATATGCCTGAGGAACAGCCTTGCACGCTCCGCCCACGGACGCCTTGATTCCGGGTGGAAATCGTCGGGGGCGGACCGAAACCGGCCCGCCCCCGCTCGCTCCGCACCCCTCCGTCGGCGTGATTCAGCGCTTCGCGACGAAGACATGCGAGGCCACGTCGGCCCCCAGCTCCGCCGCCTCGCCGCTGCTGCCGACCAGCACCCCGCCCGGGGACTCCGTCACGCTCACCACCGAGCCGGGCTGCACCCCGGCCCGCCGCAGCGTGTACATGAGCTGGGCGTCGGTCTGGATCGGCTCACCGATCCGCCGGACCACCACGGTCTTGCCGTCGGAACCGGGGTCCAGGTCCGCCAGCGACACCATGCTCTCGTCCAGGAAGGGGTCGGCCTCGGCCTTCTCACCCAGTTCCTCAAGGCCCGGGATGGGGTTGCCGTAGGGAGACTCGGTGGGGTGGCGCAGCAGTTCGAGCACCCGTCGCTCGACCGCCTCGCTCATCACATGCTCCCAGCGACACGCCTCGGCGTGCACCTGCTCCCACTCAAGGCCGATCACGTCGACGAGCAGACACTCGGCGAGCCGGTGCTTGCGCATCACGCGGGTGGCCAGTCGGCGGCCCTCCTCGGTCAGCTCCAGATGGCGGTCCCCCGCGACCTGCACCAGGCCGTCGCGCTCCATCCGGGCCACGGTCTGACTGACCGTGGGCCCGCTCTGGTCAAGCCGCTCGGCAATGCGGGCTCGCATAGGAACCACACCTTCCTCCTCAAGTTCGAGGATGGTGCGGAGATACATCTCCGTGGTGTCGATCAGTCCGGACATTCGTGCCCCTCGGTGGAATCGTGCCGCTGCGGCCCCGGAGTCAATTCTTACGCATCCCGCTGACTACCGTGCCGCGCCGGAGGGAAGCCGGTCTTCCGGACCGTATTGACAGCGCAATGGTCCAGACCGCAACGTGATCGACGGCACAGGAAACGCCGAGCGCGCCTCGTGCCCACACCGTACGCACCACCTCCCGGTACCCCCGCACTCCACGCTGTACTCCGCGTTTTCGCACCTGGAAAGGGCTCACTGATGAGCGAGAGCAAGCTGGCCGGTCAGTTCCTGGACGCCGCGATCGGTCTGCTGCACCGCGTACGGGACGAGGAGGCCGGAAGTGTCGCGGCGGCCGGGGCGGCGATCGCGGACACGGTGGCGTCGGGCGGACGGCTCTTCGCCTTCGGCGCCGGGCACTCCGCGCTGCCCGCGCAGGACGTCGTCTACCGGGCGGGCGGCCTCGCGCTGATGAACCTGCTCACCGTGCCCGGCATGGTCGGTGTGGACGTCATGCCCGCGACGCTCGGCTCGGCCCTGGAGCGGGTCGAGGGCCTGGCGACGACGGTCCTCGACACCAGCCCGCTCCGGCGCGGCGATCTTCTGGTGATCGTCTCGCTCTCCGGGCGGAACGCGCTCCCCGTCGAGATGGCCGCGCACGCGCGGGAACTGGGCGTCACCGTCATCGGGCTGACCTCGGTGGCGTACGCGGAGCGGACGAGCGCCCGGAACCCCTCGGGCACCTTCCTCAAGGACCACTGCGACATCGTCCTCGACTCCAAGATCGCCGTCGGGGACGCGGAGCTGACCCACGAGGGCATCGAGGCCCCCTTCGCCCCCGCCTCCACCGTGGTGACCAGCGCCCTGATGCAGGCGACGCTGGCGGCGGCGGCCGAGGAGCTGGTGGCGCGCGGCATCGAGCCGCCGCTGCTGCGCTCGGGGAACGTGGACGGCGGCACCGAGTGGAACCAGCGGGTCATGAGCGAGTACGGCGACCGGATCTTCTACCAGCGCTGACCCCCGGCCTCCGCGCCACGGCCGGCCGCGGCTCCCCCACCGTTCCCACCGTTTCCACCGGGCCTCCGCACCGCCGTGCGGCGGGAGCGGCCCCGGCCGTTCCGCCGCCGGGCCGGACACGTCGCCGGACACGTCGCCGGGCGGGCCCGGTCACGGACCGGACGCGTCGTCGGCCGAGTGCCGCCGCGAGCC
The nucleotide sequence above comes from Streptomyces clavuligerus. Encoded proteins:
- a CDS encoding metal-dependent transcriptional regulator; this translates as MSGLIDTTEMYLRTILELEEEGVVPMRARIAERLDQSGPTVSQTVARMERDGLVQVAGDRHLELTEEGRRLATRVMRKHRLAECLLVDVIGLEWEQVHAEACRWEHVMSEAVERRVLELLRHPTESPYGNPIPGLEELGEKAEADPFLDESMVSLADLDPGSDGKTVVVRRIGEPIQTDAQLMYTLRRAGVQPGSVVSVTESPGGVLVGSSGEAAELGADVASHVFVAKR
- a CDS encoding alpha/beta fold hydrolase; the protein is MVRRVDVTGAGGIRLAAWEFTDPLKGPGPGGGPVATDAMSSGPAVPGGMGPDAAAAWERAGGTEKPEEPERPEKPEGEAGGAGAVPGVLLLHGLMGRASHWAATARWLSGAHRVVALDQRGHGHSDKPAEGPRAGEVLAADAAAAIEGLGLGPAVVIGHAMGALTAWRLAAARPELVRALVLCEMRASALGAASQREWEAWFDSWPLPFTTLADVRRWFGGEDPVLERPNPARGEFFAEVMAEREDGWRPVFSRRQMLAARSGWAHDAHWEELAQVRCPALVLRGLDGELGRAEATEMVRVLPRGQYAEVDGAGHLVHHDQPEGWRAAVEPFLAALPPLHPDR
- a CDS encoding SIS domain-containing protein; protein product: MSESKLAGQFLDAAIGLLHRVRDEEAGSVAAAGAAIADTVASGGRLFAFGAGHSALPAQDVVYRAGGLALMNLLTVPGMVGVDVMPATLGSALERVEGLATTVLDTSPLRRGDLLVIVSLSGRNALPVEMAAHARELGVTVIGLTSVAYAERTSARNPSGTFLKDHCDIVLDSKIAVGDAELTHEGIEAPFAPASTVVTSALMQATLAAAAEELVARGIEPPLLRSGNVDGGTEWNQRVMSEYGDRIFYQR
- a CDS encoding subtilase-type protease inhibitor, with product MRSVRSTIAVSAALVLSGAAAGTAHAATAPQQASASVAQAALPLASGSSAGAKAPASTTAPKGLFAPSALVLVISKGEEPKTSAVQRAVTLSCEPRAMGTHPSPRAACRELTAVNGDFNALPSTLAGVLCTRQYDPVAVTAHGVWRGVRVDWTASFNNACEMGASLGGGALYAF